In Chryseobacterium salivictor, the DNA window GCTGAGCCAACTGCACTGGTGTCGAAACCTGTGACGGGCCCGAATTTCCCCCAAAATCATCACCATATCCCGCTAAAGCGAAATCGAATCCCTGAAAAAATGCTTTCCAGGAAGGTTCTAACGAATCAGGAAACTTTAAATATTGTTGGTATAAGTCTTCTATTAACTGCGAATGAGCAGCGTTTAGGAATGAAAATTTGTCCATTATTTACAAATTATCTGTTTATTTTTATTTAAAGAACAAATTTAACAAAAATAAGTGAAGTACTAAAGCCTAAAAATGGTTAATAAAGGGATAACGACAAATTATTTGTAAACCGGCAGAGATAACTTCATAACCGTTTTATTATCAGCAACTGGCTCTTCTAAAAAAGTCTGCTGCAAATCACCAATTCGCATGGTATCCTGTTTTGCTTTTGTTAAAAGTTGCTGAATTGCCCTTATTCTGCCTTCGTAATTTCCCTTATAGAAGATTACGTAATACGTGCCTTTTTTTAAAGTTCTAAAACTAAAATTATTATCGGTAACCGCTTCTTTTTTTGAAACCGGAATTCCGTAAAAATAAGAGACTTCTTTATCTTTATAATTATCCGCATCATTAATTAAGATCGGCTCGCCATATTCATCCTCTTTTTTACCCAAATCCATTTTCACATAGTTCATCACCTTGTTGTGATTGATAACAATGTTTTTGAAAAGCGCATCTTTTACATTTTTCGTCGTCACATTAATTCCCAAAAGTAATTGACTTTCCTGCTGCTCAACCATTAGGCTGTCGAATTTTAAACTTTCGAGCTGAGTTTCTTTATTTACTTTATTTCCTAAAATCTGATAAAGATTTTTCATGCTTTTATCAATATTGCTTACCCAAAAATCTTCTGAAATCAAATTCAAAGATCTCTTTAAAAAAGATTGTTTTGGAGTACGCACGTACCAAATAATTCTGGTTTTATCTTTTTCAGGAATAAACTTAAGGTCGATTTCGTAGGGCGTATTTTTTCGGCCTTCGAATAATTGGTATTTAAGAGTTTGCCCGGGATTTTCATACCGGATAAAAAAATCTCCGAAGACAGCCTCATCTTTTCGGTCACGGAAACTCATTGCACTTCCTTTCCCTTCATAGGGCGTAAAGTATTGTACCGACAAATTTTTATGATCTGCAAAAAAAGAATTCCATCTGGTGAAATTCTGCAAATTATTAAATTGCGGAAACACTTTATCAACAGGATAATTTATTTCTTTTTCAAGGGTAAAATTTTTGCTTTCATCCACAAAAGTCATTGAGACAGCATAAACTGCTCCAAAAAACACAACGATAATAATTCCGAATTTTAACCAACGCATGGGGCAAAAATAGGCAAAAAGACGCGCAAAAAAAACACGGTCACCAAAATAGTGCCGTGTCGTTTTATTTAAAAATGAAC includes these proteins:
- a CDS encoding polyketide cyclase translates to MRWLKFGIIIVVFFGAVYAVSMTFVDESKNFTLEKEINYPVDKVFPQFNNLQNFTRWNSFFADHKNLSVQYFTPYEGKGSAMSFRDRKDEAVFGDFFIRYENPGQTLKYQLFEGRKNTPYEIDLKFIPEKDKTRIIWYVRTPKQSFLKRSLNLISEDFWVSNIDKSMKNLYQILGNKVNKETQLESLKFDSLMVEQQESQLLLGINVTTKNVKDALFKNIVINHNKVMNYVKMDLGKKEDEYGEPILINDADNYKDKEVSYFYGIPVSKKEAVTDNNFSFRTLKKGTYYVIFYKGNYEGRIRAIQQLLTKAKQDTMRIGDLQQTFLEEPVADNKTVMKLSLPVYK